In Cotesia glomerata isolate CgM1 linkage group LG3, MPM_Cglom_v2.3, whole genome shotgun sequence, one genomic interval encodes:
- the LOC123260621 gene encoding uncharacterized protein LOC123260621, with protein sequence MTKTKMTLEQTRVLLTAKITALNDELTAKTTDIQTASLRFPKIEKMFDQYDASIDELEVNKPEDPEIELADGIRKIYYNLATKIKIPNQDILNATIQTAINATTLNRTLETQRLTKLPTTDLPKFDGNFENWLSFKNTFKTLIDERKDLDDLNKFLYLRGCLTGSAANKLALLDASAENYTQAWDLLTETYQKERALVFKHYDAFLNLNSISTPTNENLTKFIDDARQHLNDLKSLKANPTDAFIVRLLELKLPTEIRDKWDETYEDDNTLPTFDAFSKFIIKTAFRLSTRKPNKQRDSDGSFKRRRNEHSSNNFKKQKTDSPVRALVTTTSTACPCCKLSHPLYKCYKFDALTIGERIKFVKSAKLCNNCLREHKGTCPSSSRCQTCKKFHHTKLHIQQKTTQQPSNPNTSKNNAVKFESPITVTTDKGSTS encoded by the coding sequence ATGACTAAAACAAAAATGACTTTAGAACAAACACGTGTTCTATTAACTGCTAAAATTACCGCATTGAACGATGAATTAACAGCAAAGACCACAGACATTCAGACTGCTTCTTTACGTTTTcctaaaatcgaaaaaatgttCGATCAGTACGATGCCAGTATCGACGAATTAGAAGTGAACAAACCTGAGGACCCAGAAATAGAACTCGCGGACGGaattcgcaaaatttattacaatcttgcaactaaaataaaaattcctaatcAAGATATTCTCAATGCCACTATTCAAACTGCAATTAACGCTACGACTCTTAATCGAACACTCGAGACTCAACGACTTACTAAGCTCCCTACCACGGATTTACCAAAATTCGATGGCAACTTTGAAAATTGgctttcttttaaaaatacatttaagaCACTGATCGACGAACGTAAAGATTTAGATGATCTTAATAAGTTTTTATACCTTCGCGGATGTTTAACTGGTTCTGCTGCAAACAAGCTCGCGCTTTTGGATGCAAGTGCAGAAAACTATACACAGGCCTGGGACCTTTTAACAGAAACTTATCAGAAAGAGCGCgctttagtttttaaacattatgacgcttttttaaatcttaattcAATATCAACCCCGACTAATGAAAATCTCACTAAATTCATAGATGATGCTCGACAACACttgaatgatttaaaatcattaaaagcAAACCCAACTGACGCATTTATAGTAAGATTATTAGAACTTAAATTACCAACAGAAATTAGAGACAAATGGGACGAAACGTATGAAGACGATAACACTCTCCCAACGTTTGACGCATTTagcaaatttataataaaaactgCTTTCCGACTCAGTACACGTAAACCTAATAAACAGCGCGACTCCGATGGCTCTTTTAAAAGACGACGTAATGAACATTCGAGTAATAATTTCAAGAAACAAAAAACAGACTCACCAGTCCGAGCTTTAGTAACAACCACTTCTACTGCCTGTCCATGTTGCAAACTATCTCATCCACTCTATAAATGTTATAAGTTTGATGCATTAACTATAGGAGAACgcataaaatttgtaaaatctgCTAAACTTTGCAATAATTGTCTTCGCGAACACAAAGGAACTTGCCCTTCCAGCAGTAGATGTCAAACCTGTAAGAAATTCCATCATACCAA